The following DNA comes from Gemmatimonadota bacterium.
AACTCCCTCGAGTCGCTCGAAGATCGCCTCGAGACACCAGAAACAACCGCCACCAAAGACGGCAGTCTCACGATTTGTGCTGGACATATATCACTCCTGTAGATCGAATCCTGCGCCGGATATAAGGTTTCCGGCCTCCCAGAAGTTCCGGCGGGGAGCGGGCGGCTCAGGGCAGCGCGAAGTCCCAGCTGGCCACCCGCCCCGGCCCGAAACGGAGCCGGGAGTGGCCGCCGAAACGGAGCGACGGATTGGCTTCGGCCTCGCGGACCAGGGAGAACTCGAGTCGGCGCAGTCCAGGCCGCTCCCAGGCAGGAATCAGCCGCAGGGTGAACGACGGGAAGCGGACGATCGCCCCCTCGCCCTCACGGATCACCTCGACGTTCAGCCGCTCCATCGCGCGCACGAAGCGGGTGATGTCATCGACCGGGATCGCCATGGTTGCCCCGGTGATATCGGAGAGCAGGCGCGTCGGGTCGAAGCGATCGGCAAGGAACCGGTCGCGTCCGCGGTCGCTGTCGGGGAGCGAATCCTTGCGACTCTGTGAACGTGCCGCGTCGAGCGCGTACTCCATCACCCAGAGCGTCGCGCGTCGCGATGTCGCGTCGGCGCCACCAGGTCGGAAGGTGTGGTAGAACGGTTCGCTCTGTGGCGGCGTGCCGCGACGTTCGGTCGCGGTATCAAACGGCGCACCAAGTCCGCTGAAGCGCTGCGCGATCGACGCGATCGCGCCCGGTGTCTCGACGCCCAGGGCGATGCCGACATCGCCCAACTGGGCTGTCTCGAGACCGTGCGGGTCAAAGAGTTCGAGATAGGTGTGCTTGCCGAACCAGACGAGCGGCATCTTGCCGCGAGACGCAGCGAACTGCGCCAGCAGGAACGGCGATGCGGCCACGTCCGCAAAGGTGGCCGAGTCGAGTACGGCGGACAGGTGGTTCAGCAGCACGGGCGCCGCCGGGCCCTGTGCGGCCAGCGTGCGGGTGGTGCAGAGCGTGAGCAACAGCAGCAGCGTCCGTCTCATGAGGCCTTCTCCGCGGCGTCCGTGGCGCCGCGCCCGCGCGCCAGGAACGCGACCAGCGCGTTTGCCAGCGTCTCGAGACGCGCGTCGCTCAAATCGTCGTCTGGCGGCAGGCGCTTCCCCGCAACGGCCCACTCGATGTCGGTCCACCGACTCACGACCGCCCCGCCGGACTGGCGCGCGGCCTCGATCCAGATCACACGTTCCTCGCCATCCCACGCGAGACGGAGGCGAATGTCGCCCAGCGCGTACTCGGCCGATGCGCTGGCCTCACTCCCCTCGGCATACTCACGCGCGACCACCCGGAACCCGTGCGCTTCGAAGAGCGGGCCGAGGAAGATGGAGGCGCGTGTGAATGGTTCGGAGGGGGTGTGTCCGGTCACGCGCTGGCCGCCTCGCGTTCGCTGCGCGGAAAGCGGCGCATCCACCGCTCGACTTCCACCAGCCAGGCCTGAATGAACTTGCGCGTCGACTCGTCGGTGAGCTTGAGGTTGGCGTCCATCTTGTCCTGAACCCGCGACACCAGCACCTGGGGAAACGGAAGGCAGGGCGAGTTCAAGGTGGCCAGCGTCTGGCGTGTGGCGGCTTGTGAGCGCGTGGTGCCGATCAAGCCGTTGCTGCCACCGAGGATCGCGCTGGGCACACCATAGAAGGCGTGTGGCGTGCCACGCGACAGCCAATCGAGGGTGTTCTTGAGCACACCGGGAATACCGTGATTGTATTCCGGCGTCGCCATCACCACGCCGTCCGACGCGCGAATGGCACGATGGAGTGCGAGCACCGCCTCGGGTGTTCCCTGCTCTTCCACGTCTTCATTGAAGAGCGGGATGTCGGCGATGCTGTGAATCGTGATGCGCACGGTGGCGGGCAACATCGTCACGACCTCGCGCAGCAGGGCACTGTTGTACGAGGCCGCACGCAGCGATCCCGAGAAGCCAACCAGGTGCAGCACTTCACCACTCATCACGCGCTCCAGTCCGCCCGGGGATCGGGCAAGGGGGTCAATCGTGCTTCAATCGCCGCGCGCTGCGATTCGAATTGCGGCGGCAGGATGATTCGCTTGCCGAGTTCGGCCACTGGCGAATCGATGGTAAAGCCAGGCCCCTTCGACGCCAGCTCGAAGAGTACGCCGCTTGGCTCGCGATAGTAGATCGAGCGAAAGTAGTGACGATCGATCACCGGCGTCGACGACACCCCGGCCTGGTGGAGTCGCTGCAGCCAGCTGTCGTGCTCCGCCATTTCCGTGGCCCAGGCCACGTGGTGTACCGTGCCCCCACCCTGCCGGCCGGGGAGATCGGGTGGCGGATCGTAAGCGATGGTCCCGACGCGCGAGGTGCCCTCGAGCTCCCACTCCTGCTCACCCACCAGCTCCGCGCCCATCACCCCTTCGAGCAGCTGTCGCGTGGCGGTAGTCCGGGCACCATAGGCCCGCACGCCCTCGAAGCCCGCGATCGCAAAGGCGTGGGGAATTTCCCGATGCTCGGCAATCAAGGGCGCGTCGGTCACGTCCTGCACCACCAGTTCGAGGCCGAGTCCTTCCGGGTCGGCGAACTGGAGGTGACGACCATGCCGGGTGCTGCTGATGTTCTCGGCGGCCAGACGAGCGGCCCAGAAATCGAGCGCGGCGTCCGACATCACCCGGAAGGTGATCCGGTGGACCATTCCCGCCCCCGCGCGGCCCGGCAGTGCGCCCGGGTACTCGAAGAAGGTCAGGTCGGAGCCTGGCGAGCCGACTTCGTCGGCGTAGAAGAGGTGGTAGACGGTGGGGTCGTCCTGGTTCACGCTCTTGGCCACGAGCCGGAGGCCGAGCACCCGG
Coding sequences within:
- a CDS encoding VOC family protein, with the protein product METNMRLDGIHHISCITGDAPGNLDFYTRVLGLRLVAKSVNQDDPTVYHLFYADEVGSPGSDLTFFEYPGALPGRAGAGMVHRITFRVMSDAALDFWAARLAAENISSTRHGRHLQFADPEGLGLELVVQDVTDAPLIAEHREIPHAFAIAGFEGVRAYGARTTATRQLLEGVMGAELVGEQEWELEGTSRVGTIAYDPPPDLPGRQGGGTVHHVAWATEMAEHDSWLQRLHQAGVSSTPVIDRHYFRSIYYREPSGVLFELASKGPGFTIDSPVAELGKRIILPPQFESQRAAIEARLTPLPDPRADWSA
- a CDS encoding NADPH-dependent FMN reductase codes for the protein MSGEVLHLVGFSGSLRAASYNSALLREVVTMLPATVRITIHSIADIPLFNEDVEEQGTPEAVLALHRAIRASDGVVMATPEYNHGIPGVLKNTLDWLSRGTPHAFYGVPSAILGGSNGLIGTTRSQAATRQTLATLNSPCLPFPQVLVSRVQDKMDANLKLTDESTRKFIQAWLVEVERWMRRFPRSEREAASA
- a CDS encoding DUF5829 family protein, encoding MRRTLLLLLTLCTTRTLAAQGPAAPVLLNHLSAVLDSATFADVAASPFLLAQFAASRGKMPLVWFGKHTYLELFDPHGLETAQLGDVGIALGVETPGAIASIAQRFSGLGAPFDTATERRGTPPQSEPFYHTFRPGGADATSRRATLWVMEYALDAARSQSRKDSLPDSDRGRDRFLADRFDPTRLLSDITGATMAIPVDDITRFVRAMERLNVEVIREGEGAIVRFPSFTLRLIPAWERPGLRRLEFSLVREAEANPSLRFGGHSRLRFGPGRVASWDFALP